From the Mesorhizobium koreense genome, the window GAGTTTTCCACGCCCGCGAAAACCGTCGGACGGACATAGTAGCCGCGGTTCAGACCGTCGGGCCGGCCGGGACCACCGGCGACCAGGATCGCGCCTTCGTCGACGCCTGCCCTGATAAGCGCCTGCACCTTGTCGAATTGGGTCTGGCTGACGAGTGGGCCGAGCATGGTGTCCCCAGCCTCGGGAGATCCCGTCTTGTAGGTCTTGGTGACCCGTGCGGCGATTTCGATGACCTCATCATGCCGATCCCGCGGAACCAGCATCCTGGTCGCGGCACTGCAGGACTGGCCGCTATTGCCGAAGCACCGCGCGATGCCGAGCGTCACGGAACGTTCGAAATCGGTATCCGGCAAAAGGATGTTGGGCGATTTGCCGCCAAGTTCCTGCGCGACACGTTTTACGGTGGGTGCGGCGGCCTGGGCGACGAGAACGCCGGCGCGGGTCGAGCCGGTGAAGGAAACCATGTCCACGTCGGGATGCGAAGCGATGCGCTGGCCGACAGTCGGCCCGTCTCCGTTGACGAGGTTGAACACCCCGGCGGGCACATCGGCGTCGTGCATGATCTCGGCGATGATCAGAGCGCTGAGCGGCGACAGCTCGCTTGGCTTCAGGACCATCGTGCACCCCGCCGCAAGCGCCGGCGCCACCTTGCAGATCAGTTGATTGATCGGCCAGTTCCACGGCGTGATCAGGCCGCAGACTCCTATCGCCTCATGCATGATCCTGGTGCTGCCGTGCGGCCTTTCGAACGCGAAGGTCTCGAGCACCCGGATCATTTCACCAAGTTGATTGGGGCCGCTCGCTACCTGTGACGAAAGGGCGAACTTCATCGGGGCGCCCATCTCCTCGCTGACCGCTCTCGCCAGATCGCCGCTTCGCGCTTCGAAGCCATCCTTGATCCGGGAAAGAAGGGCGATCCGCTCCTCGCGGGTCGTCGTCGAGAAGGTGCGGAAGGCCTTTCTCGCTGCCGCGACAGCCGCATCGACATCGGCCGCTCCGCCAAGCGCGATCTGGCAGATGGCCTCTTCCGTCGCAGGGTTGATCACATCGATGAACGAGGGTTCGGTGGGCTTCACCCATCGACCGTCCATGTAGAATTCACCTAGATGCATTGTTTTGTCCGATCCGTCAGGATTGTCGCCGGCGGTCACGCCGGGAAAACGTCGCGATAGACGCGCAGCCAGTTTCCGTAGGTGACCTTGTCGATATCCGCCGCCGAAAAGCCCGCGCGCTGCATAGCGGGTGCAACGAGCTTCAAATCCGAAAAGGACCCGAACCAGTCCGGCGGCGCGACCTTGCCGGGGCGTGCGGCCGAGCCGGCACCATAATCCACGCCGCGCGTCCAGCGGCCTTTGCGCATCCAATCGTAGTCGGCGACTTCGTGGTTGTGACTGCGATCGGTTCCTATGGCGACATGATCGATGCCAGCGATCTCGATCGTACGGGCCACCATTTCGACCCAATTGTCGACGGTACGGCAGAAATAATCGCCTGTGATATTGCGATACGCGGCGCAGCCGATGACGCCGCCATTGTCCACAAGCGCGCGGATGACGTCGTCGGTCTTGTTGCGCTTGTGGGGAAACAGTGAATCCGCGTTGGCATGCGTGATGGCGACCGGCTTCCTCGAATGCTTGATCGCATCGAGCGTCGAACGATTGCCGACATGGGAAAGGTCGACGAGGATGCCCACACGGTTCATTTCGTGGATGACCTCGCGGCCGAACCGGGCGAGACCGGAATCTTCCGTTTCGTAGCAGCTTCCGGCAAGTTCGTTCTGATTGTTGTAGGTGAGTTGAAGGACCCGCACGCCAAGTTCGGCGAACAATTCCACAAACCGTATACGGCCTTCCAGAAGGTTCGAATTCTGAAAACCCATGATCAGCGCCGTGCGGCCGCCAGCGATGATCGCGTCGATCTCGCTGCGAGAGGTCGCGATACGGACGAGATCGTCGTTTTCCCTTACCAGGTCACGCCACTTGCCCAGGGAATCCAGCGACTCCACCGTCCCTTCCCAAAAGCCGCATGTCACGGTCACGCAGCCGATGTCGCCACGCTTGAGCTCCATAAAACTTTCGCGGTTAAAATGGCCGCATTGCAGCCCGTCGATCATCATTTTTCTTCATGTCCTCGTGAAAATGTCAGCATGCAGCCCGGCTAGGTCACGGTTTGGTAAGCCCGCGCCGAAGGCCGAACGGATGCCAGATCTTGAAGCACCGCCTGCGCGGTGTTGTGGCCGGCGATCCCCGAAACGTAATTGCCTGGCCACGTACCGTTGCCGGAAAGATAAAGCCCCTCTGTGGGCGTACGATAGGCGTGCAGTCCGGCCATCGGCCGCATCCAGAAGCTGTTCCAGGGAAGCGTGTCACCATGGGTGATGTTGGCTTCGACCAACCCGTAACGCTGTTCGAACTCGGTCGGATCGATGCATCGGTAGTCGGAGATGAGATCGGGCAGACCCGGCATCCATTCGGCCAAAGTGGCGATTGCCCGCTTGGCGAAGATGTCGCGCTGGGTGCTCCAACTGCCCTGGCGCAGGAGATAGGGAGCGTTTCCAATATTGATACTGAGAACGTGCTTTCCCGTGGGCGCCAATTCGGGTGACGTCATCGACGGGCACAAGCCCCAGAGCACGGGCTTTTCCGAAAGACGACCGACAAGCATGTCGGAATGCGCCTCCTCGATGTAATCGAGGCTGGGCGCGATACGGAATTGGGCCGAAGCCAGCAGCTTGGCTTCCTCGGTGTCCTTTGCCAGCGCGTAGCGCGGCATGCCGTCGAGCGCCAGCACCACTTTGAAGGCGCGCCCGCGCATCGGCTTTCGCTCCAGTTTGCCGCGCAACTCGCCCCACTCGGCGGTGTCTTCCAGCAGAGACACGGTCGTTCGTGGATTGATCGCGGAGATCACGATCGGCGCATCGATTTCCTCGCCGTTCGTCGTCACGACGCCGGAAATACGGTTGTTGCGGACACGGAAGAGGTCGACCCGTTCCTCCAGGCGCACCCGGCCGCCATTCTTCTCCAGCCCGGCTCGCATCGCGGCGATGATGGCGCCCATGCCGCCCACGGGCAGCCCCGTCGATCCACGCAATGGCATGCGTCTCGGATCGTGCTCGGAATCGCTGCGAATGGACGCAAGCGACAGCGGCCGCGTCAGGAGGTTGAAGGGCGACCCGGGGCTGGCGGGGCTCACCTGCCCGCCGACGACCGCCAACGGTGCGATGAGCGCCTGCGTCTGCGGCGCCAATTCGAATTCGTTCATCAGATCGCGTACGCTACCGAACAGGATCCGGCTGAACGCTTCCTGATCCTCCAGTCGCGTCAGATTGCGCACCAGATGCTGCAGGGAAGGAGGCGGCTCGAAAAGCGAGATGCCCAGGCGATCGGCAAAATCCTGGAAATATTTGAAGAAGCGCGCGTATCGTGCGGCTTCACCGGGCGCGAAGGCCTCGATCTGGGCATTGTTGCGGGCTGGATCGCGCCATCCGACATAAAGCCCGAAGCCGTCGAGCGGCTGTACGAGAGTCGGATCGGGACGCACGAAACGCAGGCCGTGTTTTTCCAGCCTCAGATCATGAACGATCTTGGGCTCGAGTGAGCCCGGCGAATTGCTGATCGTGGAAAAATATCCGGGCATGAATTCGACCGTCGCGACCGGTCCGCCCAGGCGATCGGCAGCCTCCAGAACGAGAACCTTCTGGCCGGCATTGGCGAGATAGCAGGCGGCGACCAGACCGTTATGGCCGCCGCCGACAATGATGACGTCGACGCGCTCACGCGCGCCGGCATCGTTGATGCTGACGTTCATTTGGCCACAAAATCGTTGGTGTAGTAGTCGGAAAGCGGCTTGTCGGATTCGAGTTCGCCTACACTGCGCAGGGTGTCGGTAAGCTTCTTCCACTCCTCCTCGGTCTGCATGCCCCAGTCGCTGGCGCTTGGTGGCGTGGAAAGCGCAAAGATGCCCTTCGAATAGTCCACACACCGCTTCTGATCACCGGCGAGATGCACTTCCTTTGCCATGAGGGCACAAGCTGCCGCGGTGTCCTTCTCTTCGTCCTGGAATGCCTTCTTGGTGGCGGCGAGGAATTTTTTCACCGTCTCCGGGTTCTTTGCCAGAAAATCGTCGTTGACCGCGAAGCCGAAGCCGATGAGGGGGAGCCCGTAGTCCGACAAAAGCAGCGTTTCCGGTTCCTGGCCCGTTGCGCGGACGTAGGAATTGAAGGCAGGCGCATCGCCGCTCACCACGTCGATCTTGCCGCCGAAGAGGGCGGCGGTCTTGGCGTTCGCATCCAGCGAAATGATGTTGAGCTTCGAAGCGTCGATCCCGGATGTCTTGCCGAATATCTTCAAGCTGAGGCCGTCCGAGCCACCGGGGGTGCTGCCGATCCTCAGCCCGATCAGCGATTTCGGGTCATCGAGTTTGACCTTGCCCTTGATGCCGACGAAGGAAGCGCCAGATTTGTGCTGGTAAATGCTGACCACCTTGATGGGGCCGCCCTTGCCGATCATCTGCGCGGCATTGGTGATGTTGAGATGGGCGATGTCGAACTGCCCTTGCGAAAGCAGGAGCGCGGTGCTGGCGGAGCCGCGTCCTTGCTCCAAGGTGACGTCCAGTCCGGCGTCGCGGTAGTAATTCTTTTGCTGTGCGATCAGGAAGGGCGAATGATAAGGCAGCCACGCCCAATCCAGCAGTAACCGGATCTTGTTGGTTTCCGCATGAGCGCCGCTGACGCTCATCATCACACCGGCAAGCAGCCCAAGGACCGCATTTGCGGCTTTCGATCTCAACCAGTTCATAGTTTCCTCCACTTCAAGAACGTTCCCTTGGCTTGCATTACCCACGCTGGCTCGGATGCCAGGGGAGAAGCTTGCCTTCCACGAATTCGGCCGCCCGCCACAACAGAACGCCGAAGATCGAAAAGAGCGTGACGGCCGCGAAGGCGAGCGCCGTGTCCATGTCGCCCACCGCCCTGATCAGAAGATGGCCCAGCCCCTGATTGGAGGCGACGAATTCACCGATCACCGCGCCGACCGGCGCCAGCGAGATCGAAAGTTTGATGCCGGACAGGATTATCGGCAGCGCTGCCGGGAACATGATCTTGCGTAGCACCTGCGTCCGCGAGGCGCCCATGGAGCGTACCATCTGCAGGACGTCGGGATCCGCCGATTTAAGGCCCGTTATGGTGGCCACCACGATCGGAAAGAAGGTGAAGGTGACGACGAAAAAGATCTCGCTTTGGACCCCGAACCCGAACCAGATGAGAAAGAGCGGTGCTATCACGACCTTTGGCACCGCATGCACCACCACCAGCCATGGGGTAAGCATGCGGTCGGCGGTCGACGAGAGCCCGACAAGCGCCCCCGCCAGGACGCCCAGCACGATTGCGAGCACGACGCCGGATGCCGCCGCCAGCACCGTCCATCCAAGCTGGGTGAAGAGATATTGCGCGTTGCGAATGAGTTCGACAAAGACCAGAGAGGGTGCAGGCAACACGTATGGCGGGACGGCGTAATAGCGCACCAGGCCTTCCCACAGGCCGAAGCCGATCACGGCGCTTAGCAGGGGAGGGAGGATATCGGTAAGAGATTTGCCCCGCCCGCCCGCCTGATCCAGCGGATCCGTGATGCCTGCATCGTCGTGCGGAAGTGATGCGACCTTCATTCGGTCAGGTCTCCCGTCTTCTCGAATTGTTCCCGGATACGGCCCACGATGGCGGTGAATTCGGGGGTTTCGCGCAGGCTCAAGCGCCTGGGGCGAGGGAATTCGACGGCGATATCGTCGATGATCCTGCCGGGACGGCCGGACATGACGAGCACGCGATCGGCAACGAAGACTGCTTCCAGAATGCTGTGGGTGATCAGCAGCGTGGTGACACGGTTCGCCGACTGAACTTCCTGCAGCAGGACGTTCATCTTGTCGCGCGTCATGGCGTCGAGCGCGCTGAAGGGCTCATCCATCAGGATCAGGCTGGGAGACGGAAGCAGGCTTCGTGCGATGGCGACGCGCTGGCGCATGCCGCCGGACAGTTGCCAGGGAAAGTGCCGCGAGAAATCGCCGACTCCGAATTGCCTGAGCAACTCGTCAGCACGCTGGCGTGATTGCAACCCGTTCAGCCCCTTGATCTCGGCGGGCAAAAGCACATTGTCGAGAACGTTACGCCAGTCGAGCAAGAGGTCGCGCTGGAATACGATGCTCATGTCGGAGAGCGGTCCGCCGACGGCACGGCCGTCGACGGTGATGGCTCCCGACGAGGGCGCCTCCAGCCCTGCGATGAGACGCATGAGTGTGCTCTTGCCGCAACCGCTCGGCCCCACGACACTGACCGATTGGCCCTCCATGAGCGATAGATCGACAGAACTGATCGCCTCGACAGGCCCCGCGGCACCGCCATAGACCTTGCGGACCTTGCTGAGCACTATCTTGTCGCCCGATGCATTCGCATGGCTTGAAACGGACGGCTGAACGGAGGCTGCCAATTGGAGATACCCGTTGTGAATATGCGTATGTAAAGGTTTTCAAGTCAGATGAAAACGTTTACATTTTTCCACAGCTAAGGATTTTTGGTTTTATGTGTCAAGCCGAATGAGAAAGAAATCAGGGATTCTCGAAGTCGCCCGTCAGGCTGGCGTTTCGTCGGCCAGCGTCTCGCGCGCGCTGAGCGGCCATCCGGCGGTCAGCGACAATATGAAGGCAAGGGTTCTGGCGGCCGCCGCCGATCTCGGCTTCCATCCAAACCAGATGGCCCAGGGGTTAAGACGTGGGCGAAGCACGACGGTAGGCCTGCTGGTCGGCGATATCGAACAAGGGGTGTATGCGTCCCTGACCAAGGAGATCCAGGCCGCGCTGGAGACGCTCGGTCTCGACCTGCTCCTGTACAATCTGGGCCACAGCCACGATCGCCTGAAAAATATCCTGGCTCGATCGGACAGCCTGCAACTGCATGGAATCATCATTGCGGCAAGCGACACGTTCAGCGAGGACAATCTGGCCGTGTTGTCGCGAAAGGCCGCAGAACAGCACTTCCCCATTCTGGCTATCGGGCTGTCGCTGCACGAGCAGGGGGTCCCCTCGATCGTGTATGACGACAGCGAGGCCGTGACGCGTTCGGTAACCCATCTGATTGCGACGCGTGGCCCAGGGATCGCATATCTTGGAAGAATTGGCGGGTCGGCCTCCGGCACAAAACGATTCAGCGGGTACAAAGCGGCCCTTGCCGCTCATGGAATCCAGATCGACCAGAGGCTGGTTTGGGACGCCGCGTTCCGCTACCGGGCAGGACACGACAGCGTCGAGCGGGCTCTCGACATGGGATTAGCGTTCCGAGCCATACAGGCGGGCAGTGACGAATTGGCGCTAGGAGCCATGGCCGCACTCAATGCGCGTGGCCTGCGCATACCCGAAGACGTTGCCATTGTCGGCATCGGCAATATCGAGTCCGCAGCCTATTCCAGCCCATCGCTCACGACGCATGGAGCAGCGCCGGAAGCTATTGCAAGGCTCGTCGCGGAACGCCTGAAGGAATGGCAGTCCAATGGAATTGCCGGCGAGGTCATCACGTTGTCCCGGCCCTTTATCCGCCGCGCTTCGGCATAGGATACGGGTCGCTCAGGAGCGATACTTCGATCCGAAGGCCCGTATGACAGCGGCAACCGGACGGCCGATCTTACCGAATTGTAAGTTCTCCGACAGGTCCCGCCAATCAATGGTCCGCAGTAGGCGTCAGCTTGCCTAACTGGCGGATACCTATGTTTCCTTCCGTGTGGATCTCTGGCCGCGTCCTCGGCGCGCTGTACGTCGCGTACACGGCCGCATTCTATTTGCGTGTCAGTACCGCCAAGTCGAAACGCCCGATCGTGACCTCAAAGGGTCAGCCTCCGGATCAAGATGCTCTGTTCGAGTATCGCGGACTGATCCACGTTCACAGCGATTACTCTCACGATGCCCGCGGTTCATATGACGAATTATCCCGCGCCGCGCACCGCCATGGTTTGGCCTTCCTGGTAATAACAGACCACAACAACGTCGATGCCATTGCTGCTGGCGAACAGGGCTGGAGAAACGGAGTACTTTTACTTACAGGGGTCGAGAGCGGGCGGTGCGAAGGGTACATGCTTTTTGTCGATATCGAGAGTTATATTCATGAAAGCATTTCAAGTACGCGCGAGGCTTTACAAGAATATCTCCGGCAAGGAGGTTTCGGTCTTGTCATACACGCGGGAAATTGCCGTAGAGCCTGGAAAGGTGAGCTGGATTCGGCCATAGATGGCCTTGAAATACTGGACTATGCCGATCAGCTCTACGATTGTTCCGTTCTCGCCAAGCTGAATGCGTTTCTATTTTATCCGGCAAATCGTGCGCTCGCGTGCTTGCGAGTCTATCACAGGCCTGCGGAAACCCTTGCCCGATGGGACAGGGAAGCGTCAGCGCGGCCTGTCGTGGGGTTCTATGGACCCAACATGCACCAGAACGTCAGGATCCTTGGGTGGGAGCCGAAATTTCCGCCCGCGGACGCGGTGATGCCGTTGGCCAGCAACCACATCCTTTCGCGCGAACCGCTCACTGGAGATTTCCAATCCGATAAGCGCGTTGTCTATACGGCAATAAGGAACGGCAACCTCTTCTTCGCGCTAGACATACTGGGCGACAGCAGCGGTTTTCGGTTCTCCGCACGCCAGGAGGACAGCAGCGCGGTCATGGGGGAGACCCTTCCTGCTGATGTTGAAACAGTCTTTTCAATCCGGCTTCCGAGGATCGAAGACAATTCGCAGTTTGAGATCGTGATCTATCGAAACGGCGTCGAATTCCTTCGTGAGAGAGGCCGGGAATTGACATTTCGAGCCACTCAGGCAGGAGCGTACCGTGTTGAAGTGCTAACCAGGGTGCCAACCTTTTTCGGGCGAGGCAGAATGGCGCCGTGGATATATTCGAATCCGATATATCTGAGGCCATGAATATGGTCAGCCGGTGGCCGCCTTGCTGGTATACGGTCCTCTCTCGAGTTTTGACCGCTTTAGACGCGAGGGAACGTCACCTTTACCGATAGTCCCGGGTTGGCGTCCTCAAGTATCAGGTGGGCCTCGTGGATATCCGCTATTGCCCGGACCAGGCTCAGCCCAAGTCCCGTTCCGGGAGAGGTGCGGCTTCGTTCGAGACGATAAAGGCGCCGGAACACGTTCTCGTGCTCATCGGAAGGAATTCCCGGGCCGTTATCTTCAACCCTGCTTGTGATCTCATTGTCGGTCACCCTGGCGGAAAGGTGCACATGCGTACCTTTCGGACAGTGCCGGAGCACATTTTCCACCAGGTTTGAATAGAGCTGCATAAGCAACTGGCGGTCGCCTTCCATTGTGCACGGACCGACAGGCAACGTGGTCTCGATCGACATTCCGGCATCCTCAAGCGCTCCGCTGAACAACTCGGCCACCGCCTCAAGAACCTCCTTTACATCCACAGGCCCGAACCGTACCCGACGCGCGCCCGATTCGATCTGCGTAATCCTGAGCAGTGCGTCGAAAGTGCCGTTGATCTGCTGGACCTCGGCATCGGCGGCGTCGATTTCGTCTTCAACCGGCTGGCCGCGGGCCAGCTTTCGACGCGCCTCCTCCAGGCTGATCCCGAGCCGGTTCAGAGGCGTCTTCAGGTCGTGCGCGATGTCCGTGCTGACCTGTCGCATGCCCTCGACATTGCTTTGCAGACGGCCCAGCGCAAGGTTTATGTCCTGGGAAAGCAGGGCAATATCGTCGCCCTTGCCATGGAGTGGAATTCTGGCAGCCAGGTCTCCGTGAGCGACCCTGTCCATCGTTTCGCGAACGGCCTGGAAGCGGCGCTCGGCACGGGTGGCGATCAGAGCCCCTCCAGCCACGGACAGGATAAGGACGAGAATGGAAGTCCAGGCGAGACTGCCAAGCGTGAGGTCTTCGAGATTCTCGATGTCGCGGTAGCTTTCGCCGACGACGAGCCGCGTGTCGCGGACCGGACCGGCAAAGACGCGATACTCGAAATCCGATCTCAGTCCAAGCGATGCGGCCGGCAGAGTGGACCATCCATTTGGCACATCAACAAGGGGTACGTTTCCTGCCAGCTTGGACCCGTCGTCCCCGATCGCCAAATAGACTTCATTGCGATGCCGCGTCGCCTGCATGTCGACGCGAACCGCATCGAGGAAATCGGTCCGGTCGTCCTCATATGTTCCTGCCAGAGACAGGAAGGTCTGGCGAACTGCATCGTCATGCCGTCGATACATGTCCAGCTTGATGAGTTGATAGACCACGACGCCGGTGAGAACAAACGCACCAAGGAAGAGAGCACCGAAGGTCAGCGCAAGGCGAAACGGCGTGCTTCGCGCCAGGTCACCTCGGCGCATGAAGGGCATAGCCGGTATTTCGTATCGTATGCAGGAGTGGCGTGCGGAAGGGCTTGTCGATCTTTGCGCGGAGACGGCTGATGTGCGACTCGACGACGCTTGTTCCGGGATCGAAATTGATTCCCCATACCCTGTCCAGCAACATTGTCCTCGTCAGGACGCGTCCGTCCGCGCGCATGAGCACTTCAAGCAAGGCAAGTTCGCGTGGTTGCAGGTCAAGGGTCTTGCCGCCGCGGGTGACACGCCGGCGGATGAGATCCATCGATAAATCCGCTACCTGAAGCAGGGTACGCTCCGCAATGGCCGGCGGGCGGCGAGAAAGGGCGTTCACGCGGGCAAGCAGTTCGGCGAAGGCGAACGGCTTGACCAGGTAGTCATCGCCTCCAGCCTCCAGTCCTTCGACACGGTCGTCGATACCACCGACGGCGGTCAGGAAGAGGACCGGAGTCCTGTTGCCGGCCGAGCGAAGGGCTTTTACCAGCGACAAGCCGTCGAGATCCGGAACCATACGATCGACTATGACGACGTCGTATTGCTCT encodes:
- a CDS encoding dipeptidase; the protein is MMIDGLQCGHFNRESFMELKRGDIGCVTVTCGFWEGTVESLDSLGKWRDLVRENDDLVRIATSRSEIDAIIAGGRTALIMGFQNSNLLEGRIRFVELFAELGVRVLQLTYNNQNELAGSCYETEDSGLARFGREVIHEMNRVGILVDLSHVGNRSTLDAIKHSRKPVAITHANADSLFPHKRNKTDDVIRALVDNGGVIGCAAYRNITGDYFCRTVDNWVEMVARTIEIAGIDHVAIGTDRSHNHEVADYDWMRKGRWTRGVDYGAGSAARPGKVAPPDWFGSFSDLKLVAPAMQRAGFSAADIDKVTYGNWLRVYRDVFPA
- a CDS encoding ABC transporter ATP-binding protein, producing the protein MLSKVRKVYGGAAGPVEAISSVDLSLMEGQSVSVVGPSGCGKSTLMRLIAGLEAPSSGAITVDGRAVGGPLSDMSIVFQRDLLLDWRNVLDNVLLPAEIKGLNGLQSRQRADELLRQFGVGDFSRHFPWQLSGGMRQRVAIARSLLPSPSLILMDEPFSALDAMTRDKMNVLLQEVQSANRVTTLLITHSILEAVFVADRVLVMSGRPGRIIDDIAVEFPRPRRLSLRETPEFTAIVGRIREQFEKTGDLTE
- a CDS encoding winged helix-turn-helix domain-containing protein, whose protein sequence is MRLLLIEDDAKTANFVSHGLSEEGHVCDILNNGQDGLFHTLREQYDVVIVDRMVPDLDGLSLVKALRSAGNRTPVLFLTAVGGIDDRVEGLEAGGDDYLVKPFAFAELLARVNALSRRPPAIAERTLLQVADLSMDLIRRRVTRGGKTLDLQPRELALLEVLMRADGRVLTRTMLLDRVWGINFDPGTSVVESHISRLRAKIDKPFRTPLLHTIRNTGYALHAPR
- a CDS encoding ABC transporter permease translates to MKVASLPHDDAGITDPLDQAGGRGKSLTDILPPLLSAVIGFGLWEGLVRYYAVPPYVLPAPSLVFVELIRNAQYLFTQLGWTVLAAASGVVLAIVLGVLAGALVGLSSTADRMLTPWLVVVHAVPKVVIAPLFLIWFGFGVQSEIFFVVTFTFFPIVVATITGLKSADPDVLQMVRSMGASRTQVLRKIMFPAALPIILSGIKLSISLAPVGAVIGEFVASNQGLGHLLIRAVGDMDTALAFAAVTLFSIFGVLLWRAAEFVEGKLLPWHPSQRG
- a CDS encoding aldehyde dehydrogenase family protein, which codes for MHLGEFYMDGRWVKPTEPSFIDVINPATEEAICQIALGGAADVDAAVAAARKAFRTFSTTTREERIALLSRIKDGFEARSGDLARAVSEEMGAPMKFALSSQVASGPNQLGEMIRVLETFAFERPHGSTRIMHEAIGVCGLITPWNWPINQLICKVAPALAAGCTMVLKPSELSPLSALIIAEIMHDADVPAGVFNLVNGDGPTVGQRIASHPDVDMVSFTGSTRAGVLVAQAAAPTVKRVAQELGGKSPNILLPDTDFERSVTLGIARCFGNSGQSCSAATRMLVPRDRHDEVIEIAARVTKTYKTGSPEAGDTMLGPLVSQTQFDKVQALIRAGVDEGAILVAGGPGRPDGLNRGYYVRPTVFAGVENSMRIAREEIFGPVLAVLPYESIEQAIEIANDTPYGLNAYVQGADIARARQVAAALRAGSVHINYPPVDRSAPFGGYKQSGNGREWGEYGLLEFLETKAIVGFGEA
- a CDS encoding PHP domain-containing protein; protein product: MFPSVWISGRVLGALYVAYTAAFYLRVSTAKSKRPIVTSKGQPPDQDALFEYRGLIHVHSDYSHDARGSYDELSRAAHRHGLAFLVITDHNNVDAIAAGEQGWRNGVLLLTGVESGRCEGYMLFVDIESYIHESISSTREALQEYLRQGGFGLVIHAGNCRRAWKGELDSAIDGLEILDYADQLYDCSVLAKLNAFLFYPANRALACLRVYHRPAETLARWDREASARPVVGFYGPNMHQNVRILGWEPKFPPADAVMPLASNHILSREPLTGDFQSDKRVVYTAIRNGNLFFALDILGDSSGFRFSARQEDSSAVMGETLPADVETVFSIRLPRIEDNSQFEIVIYRNGVEFLRERGRELTFRATQAGAYRVEVLTRVPTFFGRGRMAPWIYSNPIYLRP
- a CDS encoding LacI family DNA-binding transcriptional regulator, translating into MRKKSGILEVARQAGVSSASVSRALSGHPAVSDNMKARVLAAAADLGFHPNQMAQGLRRGRSTTVGLLVGDIEQGVYASLTKEIQAALETLGLDLLLYNLGHSHDRLKNILARSDSLQLHGIIIAASDTFSEDNLAVLSRKAAEQHFPILAIGLSLHEQGVPSIVYDDSEAVTRSVTHLIATRGPGIAYLGRIGGSASGTKRFSGYKAALAAHGIQIDQRLVWDAAFRYRAGHDSVERALDMGLAFRAIQAGSDELALGAMAALNARGLRIPEDVAIVGIGNIESAAYSSPSLTTHGAAPEAIARLVAERLKEWQSNGIAGEVITLSRPFIRRASA
- a CDS encoding sensor histidine kinase, with amino-acid sequence MRRGDLARSTPFRLALTFGALFLGAFVLTGVVVYQLIKLDMYRRHDDAVRQTFLSLAGTYEDDRTDFLDAVRVDMQATRHRNEVYLAIGDDGSKLAGNVPLVDVPNGWSTLPAASLGLRSDFEYRVFAGPVRDTRLVVGESYRDIENLEDLTLGSLAWTSILVLILSVAGGALIATRAERRFQAVRETMDRVAHGDLAARIPLHGKGDDIALLSQDINLALGRLQSNVEGMRQVSTDIAHDLKTPLNRLGISLEEARRKLARGQPVEDEIDAADAEVQQINGTFDALLRITQIESGARRVRFGPVDVKEVLEAVAELFSGALEDAGMSIETTLPVGPCTMEGDRQLLMQLYSNLVENVLRHCPKGTHVHLSARVTDNEITSRVEDNGPGIPSDEHENVFRRLYRLERSRTSPGTGLGLSLVRAIADIHEAHLILEDANPGLSVKVTFPRV
- a CDS encoding ABC transporter substrate-binding protein, encoding MNWLRSKAANAVLGLLAGVMMSVSGAHAETNKIRLLLDWAWLPYHSPFLIAQQKNYYRDAGLDVTLEQGRGSASTALLLSQGQFDIAHLNITNAAQMIGKGGPIKVVSIYQHKSGASFVGIKGKVKLDDPKSLIGLRIGSTPGGSDGLSLKIFGKTSGIDASKLNIISLDANAKTAALFGGKIDVVSGDAPAFNSYVRATGQEPETLLLSDYGLPLIGFGFAVNDDFLAKNPETVKKFLAATKKAFQDEEKDTAAACALMAKEVHLAGDQKRCVDYSKGIFALSTPPSASDWGMQTEEEWKKLTDTLRSVGELESDKPLSDYYTNDFVAK
- a CDS encoding phytoene desaturase family protein, coding for MNVSINDAGARERVDVIIVGGGHNGLVAACYLANAGQKVLVLEAADRLGGPVATVEFMPGYFSTISNSPGSLEPKIVHDLRLEKHGLRFVRPDPTLVQPLDGFGLYVGWRDPARNNAQIEAFAPGEAARYARFFKYFQDFADRLGISLFEPPPSLQHLVRNLTRLEDQEAFSRILFGSVRDLMNEFELAPQTQALIAPLAVVGGQVSPASPGSPFNLLTRPLSLASIRSDSEHDPRRMPLRGSTGLPVGGMGAIIAAMRAGLEKNGGRVRLEERVDLFRVRNNRISGVVTTNGEEIDAPIVISAINPRTTVSLLEDTAEWGELRGKLERKPMRGRAFKVVLALDGMPRYALAKDTEEAKLLASAQFRIAPSLDYIEEAHSDMLVGRLSEKPVLWGLCPSMTSPELAPTGKHVLSINIGNAPYLLRQGSWSTQRDIFAKRAIATLAEWMPGLPDLISDYRCIDPTEFEQRYGLVEANITHGDTLPWNSFWMRPMAGLHAYRTPTEGLYLSGNGTWPGNYVSGIAGHNTAQAVLQDLASVRPSARAYQTVT